A segment of the Zonotrichia albicollis isolate bZonAlb1 chromosome Z, bZonAlb1.hap1, whole genome shotgun sequence genome:
AGTTCAGACCCAGGCCAGGCTAGGTCAGGTGAGGAGGCAaggagagggcagggatggccccactcctgcagcagcccgAGCGCTGGGGCAAGAGGGAGAGGTTGGATATCCTCGGGAAGAAACGGGGccggttttttgtttcttcctaCACCTCTGCCTCCCAACTCTCCTCTTTCACCGGTGTGTTTGTGTCCACTCCGCCTTTTATGGCACGGACTTCAGGGCACCGACTGAGAGTGAATCCGGCTTGTTCCTTTTCTCTTCTGGCTTCTGTATTTTCCATGCTTTTTAAAGCAGCGGATTGCGTGTGGCGCGTCTACGCggggccaggggctgcccacGAGCGGGAGTGAAAacctctttctttttccctttcctttctcccccctccccccccgccccttccctgccctcccccttccccctcccgtgctctccctgcttccctcccttcttcttctttctgggctggGCCCTGCTCAGGTTATACGGCATCAAGTGCGCCAAATGCAGCATCGGCTTCAGCAAGAATGACTTCGTGATGCGCGCCCGCGCCAAGGTGTACCACATCGAGTGTTTTCGCTGCGTGGCCTGCAGCCGCCAGCTCATCCCCGGCGATGAATTCGCACTGCGGGAGGACGGCCTCTTCTGCCGGGCGGACCACGACGTGGTGGAGAGGGCCAGCCTGGGCGGCGGGGACCCTCTCAGCCCCCTGCATCCCGCTCGGCCGCTGCAGATGGCAGGTACCGCCCGCGCCCAGGGCCGCGGAAACCCGCGGGGTTTGGCCATGCCAGGTCCCCCTCCGGGCGGCGGGGAGAGCCCCATGGTCCCAGCGGGTCCCGCGCCTCCGTTGAGAGCCGGGCCTCAGCGTGCGCGCCCGCGGAGAAGCGGTAGCGGAGGCGCGCCCCACGCTCGGGGCTGCTGCCGGCCCGGCTGCCGCGGGGAGCGCCCGCGGTGGCGGAGGCGAGGGGCGGAACACCTGCGCAGGGGccgcgccccgcccgcccccAGCCTGCCTACCCTCCTGCCTGTCCTCCGCCTGCCCTCCGCCTGCCCGCGCCGCGCTCCGAGCGCGGAACTGCCCggggcagccctgagcctgAGCCGGAGAGGGACGAACCGCTGCGGAGAGCAGGTCTGAGCTTTCAGAGCCCTCCGCTGCCTCAGGAGCGAGCGGAGGAGCTGTTCTGGGCGCTGGAGGAAGTAGGGTCTGAAAAGAGATAGACTTCATAACTACAGGCTGGCGCTTAGGCTGTAATTTAAAACTGTCAACAAGCTAATCTTCGGTGATTGCCTTTTAAAGTGACTCTTGCCTTCTTGAAACGTTTCATGTAATTTGATGAGAATTTCATCTCAAAACTCAGCCTTGTAACTTCAGAGTCGCCCACCTTACAACTTCATTCACACTTCTAGTTCTCGACGGGTACGTCAGGCACTCAGAGACCCTTAGCTTTAGGAAGGGATACTTCTCTGAGGTTGACTAGGCTGGACAATACAAGCTTGGCCAGCCTTTTTGCTATGCAAGTGACTGTGACTCGGAAAGTTATTTGTAAATACAGCTATTCTAAAACGGCCTCATTTCCCTCTTCTGAGCTGCTTTCAGGTGACAAATCTATATATACGGAGAAATACTCCCGTAACTGGTCCGAACAGAATTCTGAGACTGTGCTTCCTATATCGTGTTTGTGCCATGTCTCTGAAAGGCTTAGTGTGTCGGCAGGTACAATACTGATAAGATTTGAAGCCTTCATATTGTCGTCATCGCATTTACTGATGTATTGTTACAATTAGAAAAGTCGGAACCCGACTGCACAAAAGCGAGCACTTCTGACTGTTAGCTAAACagtttgaggaaaaaaaccaaaacaaaacaaatactgtttttatttttccctcgaCTGGGTCAGATTACACATAATAGCTACAGCTACACAACGCACAGAAGAATTGCAGAACAACAGGAACCCTTAGAGCTCTTGATGTGATGCCATCTGTAGTTTTGCATTTCTTGGCAGTTTCTGCGACTTGGTAGGCATGCTCTCCTTTTAAAAGCACTAGAtagatattttttaattattcatcCAAAGTATAAGCAAATGCACCTATCACCTCCACTTTTTAAGATAAATCTCATCTCCCGGGCTTTGAGATACGGAGCTCTCCCAGGGCTTTTTTTCCATTAGCATGGTGAAGAGGATTTGGCCtgttttgctctggtttggaaGAGTCAAACTGCCAGGAGCTGTTGTACGTTATCACTGCTTCTGGCTAAAATGAGCTAGGTTCACTATACAAGAAGCAGACCCGAATTATGATTAAGTTAAGAAGTAGTCTTTCACTAATTTTAGGGCCAAAATTCTGTTTTGGTGATTTGTCGGGAAGTAAATACATAAAACCCTTCTGCTCCTTTCCTAGCGCACATACACCTTAGCTAACTTGCCCTCCCCTGTCAAGTTTCATACAGGTTCAAGCTTCTGTCATTAGGGGTTTTAGGGGGGTAGTTTGTTTTTGCAAATTAATTGTCTGTGGAGTCAGAAATGTCAGTCACTCCAGCAGTGCATAAagcagaggaggctgcagcagctccgaTAGATCTGAGTGCTTGAGTGGCCTTTGAAAGAGGGTTCATCACCCGCCCCCCCGCCCgccaccttcccctgtcccaccAGCTTAGATTCATAGTCTCTGCAGACTCCCTGCTTCCTACTCATGGGGATCCTGttcctcccttccccttcccttacAGCAGAACCTATCTCTGCCAGACAGCCAGCTCTGCGGCCCCACGTCCATAAGCAGCCCGAGAAGACAACCCGAGTCCGGACTGTCCTGAATGAAAAACAGCTTCACACCTTGAGGACCTGCTACGCTGCCAACCCCAGACCTGACGCCCTCATGAAAGAGCAGCTGGTAGAAATGACTGGCCTCAGCCCAAGGGTCATCAGGGTTTGGTTTCAAAACAAGCGATGCAAGGACAAAAAAAGGAGCATTATGATGAAGCaacttcagcagcagcaacccAATGACAAAACTGTAAGTGGCTTCAGCCTCTGTCCGTGTCTGCCTTAATTCCCAAGGAGAAAAGCTTAGTTTTTTGCGATCtccctgaaaacaaagaaaacgaTACTACTTAGCCATCACCCGTTAGTTTCTGCTGTCAGTGCAATAGAAACAGACCACAGCGAGGAGCCGACTTAGGCTGCTTAGGCGTACTAAGAATTTGTGGGGCTAACAATACGCAGTAGCTTAGACTAACTTCTCTGCAGCATGAATGAGACCTGCAGAGCTTATGGGATGTAATAAACCTAGTCTCGTCTAACATTTATACTGCACATGCAAAGGGCTTCTTAGCGAGAAAATGACGCCTTTGACCTCTTCAGTGTTTTTAAGCAGGAGTAAATccataaataaaaatagttaaaaataaaaggtaaaaataaaataagagggttttttttagcaCTTTGCATCCTACAAAGTGTGTGTATCGGTCAGTGCACTTACTGCAGAAAAAGACAAAGGCAATGCAAATTTTTGGGAATTACCATAGTGTTTACAGGTTAatttatatatacttatatCTATGTAGAGCTCTTTTCTGCAGATGTATGCATGGGTGATATAAACAAGCGGCATGCACTGGGTTTATCAGAACAAGTTATCTGTTTCTATTTTACGCCAaatttgttccttttttattgttgttgtaAGTCTACTTGAAGAAGAGTCTGTTACTCTCCTTGTGTATATTGACTGACCCGAGAATGACTATTAATTCATAAGGCTGCCTAATTAAGTGGAATTTAAGGAGTTTCATTTTACCCTGTTGGAATGCAATAAAACACGGTGTTATTAGCTCGCCTGAACAATTGTGGAGGCTTGGAGTTATGTTGTCCACTGTGCCTGCACCACAGGGCATACTGAGAGGGCTGGGGggggctttctttttttttttttttttttttttttttggaaagagCGCGCTAATGACGTGCCCCAGGTTTGCTGTGCACTGGATATACGATCCAGCTAAGGTCACGCAAAACAAAGCCAGACTGGACGCGAACTACAGAGGGGAGCGGGATTAGCCGTTTCTCGTTCTGAGACGTCCATTGGCAGTCGAGACACCGAGTGCTCATGTTCAAGAGAGCTTGGGGCGGAGGGGATATGCCTTGAGACGAATAGGAGGATTAAAGGGAAAGAAAGTAAACTTCCACCGTGATAAATGCAGCGAGTAGAAACGGGTTGACGCAGAGTAGAATAGAGTAAGACATTCACAGCAGATTAACAAAGCAAATACAAGCGACCGTATAGATAAGATAGAAAGCAGTTTATTGACTCAGCGTTTATACACAATAAAGCTAACCAAGCTCATTAACATCTTTTGCCGGGCTGTTTACAGAATATCCAAGGGATGACAGGAACTCCAATGGTGGCTGCTAGTCCGGAGAGACATGACGGCGGTTTGCAGGCGAACCCCGTGGAGGTGCAGAGTTACCAGCCGCCCTGGAAAGTACTGAGTGACTTCGCATTGCAGAGTGACATAGACCAACCTGCTTTTCAGCAACTAGTAAGTGTCGGTTCCCCGCCCGAGCCAGCCGGTACCCGGGTCAGAGCAATGGGCGATTCACTCCAGGTGCCAGATGCTCTCAGAGAGACAAGAAATCCAGATTAATGGGTTTTCCAGAAATTGCAAGGCGTGCACGACTGCATCTGAAAAGCAGAGAACTGAATTGATTTCACAGAGGTTGGTGCAAAATCGATCTTAGTGTACAGCAGAGATATTTCTTAGTTGAGTGTGAGTTTGGATAAGGCCGGACTCAGGTCAGGCCTTCATTATCATAATAGCTTGCACGCTCCTGAAAACTGAAAGCACTTCACCGAAGCATTCTTTATATGTCACTTAATTGTACTTATATCTGTGAAAGCAGTTTCTAGAATTCACCCCTCCCACTTCAGACTGATTT
Coding sequences within it:
- the ISL1 gene encoding insulin gene enhancer protein ISL-1 isoform X2, with amino-acid sequence MGDMGDPPKKKRLISLCVGCGNQIHDQYILRVSPDLEWHAACLKCAECNQYLDETCTCFVRDGKTYCKRDYIRLYGIKCAKCSIGFSKNDFVMRARAKVYHIECFRCVACSRQLIPGDEFALREDGLFCRADHDVVERASLGGGDPLSPLHPARPLQMAEPISARQPALRPHVHKQPEKTTRVRTVLNEKQLHTLRTCYAANPRPDALMKEQLVEMTGLSPRVIRVWFQNKRCKDKKRSIMMKQLQQQQPNDKTNIQGMTGTPMVAASPERHDGGLQANPVEVQSYQPPWKVLSDFALQSDIDQPAFQQLVNFSEGGPGSNSTGSEVASMSSQLPDTPNSMVASPIEA
- the ISL1 gene encoding insulin gene enhancer protein ISL-1 isoform X1; protein product: MGDMGDPPKKKRLISLCVGCGNQIHDQYILRVSPDLEWHAACLKCAECNQYLDETCTCFVRDGKTYCKRDYIRLYGIKCAKCSIGFSKNDFVMRARAKVYHIECFRCVACSRQLIPGDEFALREDGLFCRADHDVVERASLGGGDPLSPLHPARPLQMAAEPISARQPALRPHVHKQPEKTTRVRTVLNEKQLHTLRTCYAANPRPDALMKEQLVEMTGLSPRVIRVWFQNKRCKDKKRSIMMKQLQQQQPNDKTNIQGMTGTPMVAASPERHDGGLQANPVEVQSYQPPWKVLSDFALQSDIDQPAFQQLVNFSEGGPGSNSTGSEVASMSSQLPDTPNSMVASPIEA